A window of the Rutidosis leptorrhynchoides isolate AG116_Rl617_1_P2 unplaced genomic scaffold, CSIRO_AGI_Rlap_v1 contig285, whole genome shotgun sequence genome harbors these coding sequences:
- the LOC139882578 gene encoding histone H2A.6, protein MAGRGKTLGSGAAKKATSRSSKAGLQFPVGRIARFLKAGKYAERVGAGAPVYLAAVLEYLAAEVLELAGNAARDNKKTRIVPRHIQLAVRNDEELSKLLGDVTIANGV, encoded by the exons ATGGCCGGAAGAGGCAAGACTTTGGGATCGGGAGCAGCAAAGAAGGCTACGTCGCGTAGCAGCAAAGCAGGGCTACAATTCCCCGTCGGCCGTATCGCGCGTTTTCTCAAAGCCGGCAAATACGCCGAGAGGGTCGGCGCCGGCGCTCCCGTCTACCTCGCCGCTGTTCTTGAGTATCTCGCCGCTGAG GTTCTTGAGTTAGCTGGTAATGCTGCAAGAGACAACAAGAAGACACGTATCGTGCCGCGTCATATCCAGCTAGCTGTGAGGAATGATGAAGAACTGAGCAAGCTATTGGGAGATGTCACCATTGCTAATGGTGTGTGA